From a region of the Solanum stenotomum isolate F172 chromosome 2, ASM1918654v1, whole genome shotgun sequence genome:
- the LOC125855828 gene encoding probable WRKY transcription factor 27, with amino-acid sequence MGDDDWDIGAVVRSCNINRPNNVVAPKLDLETSLNDVWNSFDKLLAHDMTNFNGLSEIFSLDFPTAHQEKLDDQVMLMNQNGNQQLYLHPIQPAQFIQQSSFPPSPTTVVCLPPTTTTPKEWIDLRQQLDIGDNIYLNFSFPMKTPLIQTRTRKNQAIRITYELLQEELTNDIWTWRKYGQKHIKDSPFPRNYYKCSTSRLCKAKKKIEKSPKDENIFLVSYSGEHNHDPPTNRSNLDSCNNSFKFKLPKGINIVPKTSTLNASSSSSKRVKRSRVVVSPIITTMPPIEIGSKNKMIVAAVTDKGGSKEEVDMNEDILMGFL; translated from the exons ATGGGGGATGATGATTGGGATATAGGTGCGGTCGTAAGAAGTTGTAATATTAATAGACCTAACAATGTTGTAGCTCCTAAGTTAGACTTGGAGACTTCTCTAAATGATGTTTGGAATTCTTTTGACAAACTTTTAGCTCATGACATGACTAATTTTAATGGCTTATCTGAGATTTTCTCTTTAGATTTTCCAACTGCTCACCAGGAAAAACTAGATGATCAGGTCATGCTGATGAACCAAAATGGTAACCAGCAGTTGTACTTACATCCCATTCAACCTGCTCAATTTATCCAACAAAGCTCTTTTCCTCCATCACCAACAACAGTAGTGTGTTTGCCACCAACAACTACAACACCAAAAGAATGGATTGATCTACGACAACAACTCGATATAGGGGATAACATTTATCTTAATTTCAGTTTTCCCATGAAGACTCCTTTGATCCAAACTAGAACAAG GAAAAATCAGGCAATAAGGATTACCTATGAATTATTACAAGAGGAACTCACAAATGATATATGGACATGGCGCAAGTACGGTCAAAAGCATATCAAAGATTCACCATTTCCAAG GAATTACTATAAGTGTAGCACATCAAGACTCTGCaaagcaaagaaaaaaattgagaaaagcCCAAAGGATGAGAATATTTTCTTGGTGTCCTATTCCGGTGAACACAACCATGATCCACCCACGAACCGTAGTAATCTTGATAGTTGCAACAACAGTTTCAAATTCAAGCTTCCAAAAGGCATAAATATTGTGCCCAAAACATCAACCTTGAATGCATCATCCTCCTCATCCAAGCGTGTTAAGCGTTCAAGAGTTGTTGTTTCTCCAATTATCACAACTATGCCTCCAATTGAAATCGGgagcaaaaataaaatgattgttgCGGCCGTGACGGACAAAGGTGGTAGTAAAGAAGAGGTGGACATGAATGAAGATATTCTCATGGGCTTTTTGTAA